Proteins co-encoded in one Malus sylvestris chromosome 7, drMalSylv7.2, whole genome shotgun sequence genomic window:
- the LOC126628711 gene encoding uncharacterized protein LOC126628711, with amino-acid sequence MSQAVLAAASSSSSCSPTFNRHHSTRTPQVATPKQFPPVQCQKSSFQGLSLGEAKRGVLYSLVADLNNRSGLGNNVRRGLRVTARTAGAAKSIEAEVDKPLGLTLGQKPGGPVTITAVDGGGNAAKSGLKAGDQVIYTSSFFGDELWPADKLGFTKTAINAKPDSVYFVVSRGGAPVDVKRLPKRPAPPRFGRKLTEAQKARATHICLDCGFIYTLQKPFDEQPDSYTCPQCLAPKKRFAQYDVNTGKAIGGGLPPIGVIIGLAAGLAGVGALLVYGLQ; translated from the exons ATGTCACAGGCGGTGCTTGCTgctgcttcctcctcctcctcttgctCCCCCACCTTCAACAGGCACCACTCGACAAGAACTCCACAGGTCGCTACTCCAAAACAATTTCCACCGGTTCAATGCCAG AAATCTAGCTTCCAAGGATTGTCACTTGGAGAAGCCAAACGGGGAGTGCTATATTCTCTGGTAGCAGATTTGAATAATAGGAGTGGTTTAGGCAACAACGTAAGAAGAGGGCTTAGGGTTACAGCAAGAACTGCTGGGGCAGCCAAGTCGATCGAGGCTGAGGTGGACAAGCCTTTAGGCCTCACTTTGGGGCAAAAGCCCGGAGGTCCTGTTACCATCACT GCTGTGGATGGAGGTGGGAATGCAGCAAAGTCAGGGCTCAAGGCAGGGGACCAGGTCATCTACACCAGCAGCTTCTTTGGTGATGAATTATGGCCAGCAGATAAACTAGGGTTTACAAAAACTGCGATCAATGCCAAGCCAGACTCTGTTTACTTTGTTGTTAGCAG GGGTGGTGCTCCTGTCGACGTTAAACGCCTACCCAAGCGTCCAGCTCCACCTCGTTTTGGACGGAAACTAACCGAGGCTCAAAAG GCTAGAGCTACTCACATATGTCTTGACTGTGGATTCATATACACATTACAGAAGCCCTTTGATGAGCAG CCGGATTCGTACACATGCCCTCAATGTCTAGCACCAAAGAAGCGGTTTGCACAATACGATGTCAACACCGGGAAAGCCATTGGCGGCGGTTTGCCTCCGATCGGCGTCATCATTGGCCTAGCGGCTGGTCTTGCCGGCGTCGGAGCTTTGCTTGTATATGGTCTTCAATGA